Proteins found in one Aneurinibacillus uraniidurans genomic segment:
- a CDS encoding ABC transporter ATP-binding protein — protein MDDTCVISCQNLTKTFGKRTVVDQVSMTVPKGKIVGFLGPNGSGKSTVIRMISGILSPTSGSGQVLGYDILTESETIKHRIGYMSQKFSLYEELSVGENLDFYASIYGLSAAESKERKQELIAMAGLTGREKQAAGSLSGGWKQRLALSCALIHDPELLILDEPTAGVDPVSRRIFWEVIHNLAREGTTVLVSTHYMDEAETCDLIHFIFFGKLLVSGTPHQLKEQHATATLEDVFIQLVESQEKNLLYGEDQSRV, from the coding sequence ATGGATGATACGTGCGTAATCTCCTGCCAGAACTTGACCAAAACATTCGGCAAACGTACCGTTGTCGATCAAGTATCTATGACTGTACCCAAAGGGAAAATCGTCGGTTTCCTTGGCCCGAACGGCTCCGGCAAATCAACCGTCATTCGCATGATAAGCGGCATTCTTTCTCCCACATCTGGGTCGGGTCAAGTACTCGGCTACGATATTCTCACCGAATCAGAAACCATTAAACATCGGATTGGCTACATGTCACAAAAATTTAGTCTATATGAAGAATTAAGTGTCGGAGAAAACCTTGATTTTTATGCAAGCATCTACGGGCTGTCTGCCGCCGAGTCAAAGGAGCGCAAACAGGAACTCATTGCAATGGCTGGGTTAACCGGTCGGGAAAAACAGGCAGCTGGCTCACTGTCCGGCGGCTGGAAACAAAGACTAGCTCTTTCTTGCGCCTTGATTCATGATCCGGAACTACTTATTCTTGATGAACCAACCGCAGGTGTTGATCCAGTCTCCCGTCGGATTTTCTGGGAAGTCATCCACAACCTTGCCCGCGAAGGTACCACCGTTCTTGTAAGTACACATTATATGGATGAAGCAGAAACATGCGATTTAATTCATTTTATTTTTTTCGGGAAACTTCTCGTATCCGGTACTCCTCATCAATTAAAAGAACAGCATGCGACTGCCACACTCGAAGATGTATTCATCCAGCTAGTAGAATCACAGGAGAAAAATTTACTGTACGGGGAGGATCAGTCCCGTGTCTAG
- a CDS encoding ABC transporter permease, which translates to MSRSHSKRFSLLRFKAIVRKEILQIRRDRASMVIAIMMPLMMLLIFGYAVNTDVDHLPTAVWDQAKTKDSRALLRNFTNTLYFDTQYTVEGYKDMQALMDTNKIKVGIVIPADYSYRLDMGQQTSIQIILDGSDPGAARTALANAQVIVQNRALDVQQDTLAAQGMGKIEPLITAETRVLYNPDMKSRVFNIPALIGLIMQNVTVILTAFSLVREKERGTLEQLMVTPIRSAELIIGKLVPYVFIGLFSFSIVLITGVAWFGVPVKGSILLLITLSLLFLITSLAIGILISTISKTQMQAMQLSFATILPAVLLSGFMFPLETMPTVLQLFSAVIPLTYFMDILRGIFLKAVTIQELWHQTAMLAGFATLFCFLAIIKFRKKID; encoded by the coding sequence GTGTCTAGATCACACAGTAAACGGTTTAGCCTGCTTCGCTTCAAAGCGATCGTGCGGAAAGAAATTCTACAAATCCGCAGAGACCGGGCAAGTATGGTTATTGCTATCATGATGCCACTTATGATGCTACTTATTTTTGGCTATGCCGTGAATACGGATGTCGACCACTTGCCAACGGCTGTCTGGGATCAGGCCAAGACAAAAGACAGCCGGGCACTGTTACGAAATTTCACCAATACGCTTTATTTTGACACCCAGTATACAGTGGAAGGCTATAAAGATATGCAAGCGCTTATGGACACGAATAAAATAAAAGTCGGCATCGTCATTCCAGCCGATTACAGTTATCGCCTTGATATGGGGCAGCAAACGTCCATTCAGATTATCCTGGATGGCAGTGACCCGGGAGCAGCGCGTACCGCCCTTGCCAATGCACAAGTAATCGTCCAGAATCGGGCACTTGATGTGCAGCAGGATACACTTGCTGCACAGGGAATGGGAAAGATTGAGCCTTTGATTACAGCCGAAACCCGTGTTCTATACAACCCGGATATGAAAAGCAGGGTGTTTAATATCCCGGCGCTTATCGGGCTCATTATGCAGAACGTCACGGTTATCCTGACAGCATTTTCCCTTGTGCGCGAGAAAGAACGGGGAACACTTGAGCAGCTCATGGTTACACCCATTCGCTCCGCTGAACTAATCATCGGGAAGCTCGTACCGTATGTCTTTATCGGCCTGTTCTCGTTTAGCATCGTACTCATTACTGGCGTAGCCTGGTTTGGCGTTCCGGTGAAAGGAAGCATACTGCTTCTGATCACTTTAAGTTTGTTATTTCTTATTACGTCACTTGCGATCGGCATTTTAATATCTACGATCTCCAAAACACAAATGCAGGCGATGCAACTTTCGTTTGCAACCATTTTACCAGCCGTATTATTGTCAGGCTTCATGTTTCCACTTGAAACAATGCCTACTGTGCTACAATTGTTTAGTGCAGTCATTCCACTTACCTATTTTATGGATATTTTACGTGGGATTTTCCTAAAGGCAGTCACAATACAGGAGCTGTGGCACCAGACCGCTATGCTGGCGGGATTTGCTACTTTATTCTGCTTCCTTGCGATTATCAAATTCCGCAAGAAAATTGATTAA
- a CDS encoding TetR/AcrR family transcriptional regulator, with the protein MDKIPSPLFDEAIKNMLDSLKDEEEMTDKQRRILESAIKIFAEKGFHGSSTSEIARDAEVAEGTIFRHFKTKKDLLYALIAPMMIKFASPLLLKDVQRIIHEDLAADEMLYRLYKNRLDIIEANWSRMRIIVQEAWFHPEIMDALIQNITWQGRNLGDSFVRARIESGEFRDLPVHAITRAVFSTLFGCVMFSHMFTSSTESMNTEDDIRLAVDILLNGIRNR; encoded by the coding sequence ATGGATAAAATTCCTTCCCCCCTATTTGATGAAGCGATTAAAAATATGCTTGATTCCTTAAAAGATGAAGAAGAGATGACGGACAAACAGCGCCGCATTCTCGAATCTGCGATCAAAATCTTTGCCGAAAAAGGGTTCCATGGCAGCTCAACAAGCGAAATTGCTCGAGATGCTGAAGTCGCGGAAGGTACCATTTTCCGCCATTTCAAAACAAAAAAAGACTTACTGTATGCCCTTATTGCACCAATGATGATCAAATTCGCCTCCCCGCTTCTGCTTAAAGACGTACAGCGCATCATCCATGAGGATCTGGCCGCTGATGAAATGCTCTACAGGTTGTACAAGAATCGGCTAGATATAATCGAAGCCAATTGGTCGCGCATGCGAATCATTGTACAGGAAGCATGGTTTCATCCGGAGATTATGGATGCGCTAATCCAGAATATTACTTGGCAGGGACGTAATCTGGGAGATTCCTTCGTCCGGGCACGCATTGAATCTGGTGAATTCCGTGATCTTCCCGTTCATGCGATCACACGCGCTGTTTTTTCCACTTTGTTCGGCTGCGTGATGTTCAGCCACATGTTCACGAGTAGTACCGAGTCAATGAACACGGAGGACGACATCCGCCTGGCCGTTGATATTTTATTGAACGGCATTCGCAACCGATAA
- a CDS encoding pseudouridine synthase — protein sequence MRLDKLLANMGYGSRKEIKKICRTGMVTVDGKPVKDSSMHVDPEVQVVEIEGERVIYREFVYLMMNKPDGVISATEDMLEETVVDLLDEYYYNFEVFPVGRLDKDTEGLLVLTNDGKLAHELLSPKKHVPKRYYAQVRGVVTEKDGEAFKRGVVLDDGYHTMPAQLTILESGDVSEIELVIYEGKYHQVKRMFEAVGKKVVYLKRLAMGELELDPELEPGEYRELTEEELLLLRPSAAVKDVE from the coding sequence ATGAGGCTTGATAAGCTGCTTGCGAACATGGGATATGGTTCGCGTAAGGAAATTAAAAAAATATGTCGAACTGGAATGGTTACCGTAGATGGCAAACCGGTAAAAGATAGCAGCATGCATGTCGATCCGGAGGTGCAGGTGGTAGAGATAGAAGGAGAGCGTGTGATCTACCGCGAATTTGTCTATCTGATGATGAATAAGCCAGACGGTGTGATCTCGGCTACGGAAGATATGCTGGAAGAAACGGTTGTTGATTTGCTGGACGAGTATTACTACAACTTCGAAGTATTTCCGGTCGGTCGTCTGGATAAAGATACGGAAGGGCTGCTTGTGCTGACAAACGATGGGAAGCTTGCCCATGAATTGTTGTCTCCGAAAAAACACGTACCAAAGCGATATTATGCACAAGTTCGTGGTGTAGTAACAGAAAAGGACGGAGAGGCATTCAAGCGAGGGGTCGTACTCGATGACGGCTATCATACGATGCCAGCCCAGTTAACCATTTTGGAATCAGGAGACGTATCGGAGATTGAGCTTGTCATCTATGAAGGCAAATATCATCAAGTGAAGCGTATGTTTGAAGCGGTGGGCAAGAAGGTTGTGTACTTAAAGCGTCTGGCGATGGGAGAGCTCGAGCTTGATCCGGAGCTTGAACCTGGTGAGTATCGGGAATTGACAGAGGAGGAGCTTCTTCTGCTTCGTCCATCGGCTGCTGTAAAAGATGTAGAATAA
- a CDS encoding PBP1A family penicillin-binding protein, whose translation MDKNKATQPARRKKRRARRKPWLIVFLMTGLFLTLSIAGCSAMYIAGNQMIDEKKLDLMETSTVYAADGKTVIAKLTPSENREKVSFDKIPKHVVDAFVATEDSRFYEHNGIDPIGIARAIFKDIVTGSKAEGASTITQQLARNVFLSKDKTFMRKTKEMMIAMNLERKHSKDEILEMYLNVIYAGKGVFGVQTASKYYFGKDVSQLTLDEGALLAALPKAPNSYSPIDHPEAALKRRNLVLGLMQKNGYITEQQMKEAQQKPLGVIKTEKKKTDVAYQAYLDYLVEEAENDLGISGEELYQGGYKIITYMDKDAQKAMFDEYQKEENFPRDASDGKKVQSAMVIMETKTGGITAMVGGRDYAPKGTNRAKLRFQPGSTLKPLIDYTPALEKGWTPNSTVRDDRVTYKKYGGWTPRNFPGEGYAGGITMERALVDSRNAAAVWTLNEVGLDNGVSYLKKFGIKPEPTEENNLSLALGGMEKGTSPIQMAQAYATFANNGNRPTGHVIKEIRSKDDAIIMKENVETTPVVKPKSAYYMTEMLQSVVNSGTGRAAAFGYPLAGKTGTQQYDGVSGANRFAWFVGYTPDYVGAVYMGFDTTDKNHYLKTTGGGYPAKLFSRVMEKAMKDKERKDFERPEGLAQDPAPQVTAPTASDLAAVVKEENGNKFVKITWSGGGNNIKYRLYQFLGSPSEKQLIADTSSTSFTAPFDPNQLYTYVVVPYNADTGEEGGMSNMANTAIPDTPVPKDTQDQKQPTDSNSQQQNPTDSNQQNSNQQQPPTAPNPDGTQPDQQNQGTTGTGDANQQQGTTQANPEQQPDKGRKNKTDGQGNGRNQQAPTGVNP comes from the coding sequence ATGGATAAAAATAAAGCAACACAACCGGCGAGACGGAAAAAGCGGAGAGCAAGACGCAAACCATGGCTAATTGTTTTCCTGATGACGGGCTTGTTTCTGACGTTGAGCATTGCAGGATGCTCCGCTATGTATATAGCGGGCAACCAGATGATTGACGAGAAGAAGCTTGATTTAATGGAGACGTCCACCGTATATGCCGCAGATGGCAAGACGGTGATTGCCAAGCTAACACCATCGGAAAATCGGGAGAAAGTCTCGTTTGACAAAATTCCGAAGCATGTCGTAGATGCTTTTGTTGCAACAGAAGACAGTCGGTTTTATGAACATAACGGAATTGACCCGATTGGGATCGCACGGGCGATTTTTAAAGACATTGTGACGGGAAGCAAGGCGGAAGGTGCAAGTACGATTACGCAGCAGCTTGCCCGTAACGTATTTTTGTCTAAAGACAAAACGTTCATGCGCAAAACGAAAGAAATGATGATTGCGATGAACCTTGAGCGAAAACATTCAAAAGATGAGATTTTGGAAATGTATTTAAATGTCATCTATGCAGGGAAAGGTGTATTTGGGGTGCAGACCGCATCCAAATATTACTTTGGAAAAGATGTTAGCCAGCTGACGTTGGATGAAGGAGCTTTGCTAGCCGCTTTGCCGAAAGCACCGAACTCGTATTCACCGATTGATCATCCAGAGGCTGCGCTGAAGCGTCGTAATCTGGTGCTTGGTCTCATGCAGAAGAATGGATACATTACCGAGCAGCAAATGAAAGAAGCCCAGCAGAAGCCATTGGGCGTTATCAAAACAGAAAAGAAAAAAACAGACGTAGCGTATCAGGCGTATCTGGATTACCTTGTCGAAGAAGCGGAGAACGATCTTGGTATTAGCGGAGAAGAACTGTACCAGGGCGGATACAAAATCATTACGTATATGGATAAAGATGCCCAGAAGGCAATGTTTGATGAGTACCAAAAAGAGGAAAACTTCCCGCGTGATGCTTCGGACGGCAAAAAGGTGCAGTCTGCAATGGTGATTATGGAAACGAAAACCGGCGGTATTACAGCGATGGTCGGTGGACGGGACTATGCACCAAAAGGTACGAATCGTGCGAAACTTCGTTTCCAACCAGGTTCGACTCTCAAGCCACTTATTGACTATACGCCAGCGCTTGAAAAAGGATGGACACCTAATTCAACCGTACGTGATGATCGTGTAACGTACAAAAAATATGGTGGCTGGACGCCGCGTAACTTCCCGGGAGAAGGATACGCAGGTGGTATTACGATGGAGCGTGCGCTTGTGGATTCTCGTAATGCTGCTGCCGTATGGACGTTGAATGAAGTAGGTCTGGACAACGGTGTGAGCTACTTGAAGAAATTTGGCATCAAACCGGAGCCAACCGAAGAGAACAACTTGTCTTTAGCGCTTGGTGGTATGGAAAAAGGAACAAGTCCGATCCAGATGGCACAGGCATATGCGACATTTGCTAATAATGGGAATCGTCCGACTGGTCATGTGATCAAGGAGATCAGATCGAAAGACGATGCGATTATCATGAAAGAGAATGTCGAAACAACACCAGTCGTTAAGCCGAAGAGCGCGTACTACATGACGGAGATGCTGCAGAGTGTAGTCAACAGTGGTACAGGACGTGCCGCAGCATTCGGATATCCGCTTGCGGGTAAAACCGGGACCCAGCAGTATGATGGAGTAAGTGGAGCCAACCGATTTGCCTGGTTTGTTGGCTACACGCCAGACTATGTAGGTGCGGTATATATGGGATTTGATACAACGGACAAAAACCATTATCTAAAAACAACCGGGGGCGGATACCCGGCGAAGCTGTTCAGTCGGGTCATGGAGAAAGCGATGAAAGACAAGGAGCGCAAAGACTTTGAGCGACCAGAAGGGCTTGCACAGGACCCTGCGCCGCAGGTTACGGCTCCGACAGCATCTGACCTAGCTGCTGTTGTAAAAGAGGAAAATGGAAATAAATTCGTAAAGATCACCTGGAGTGGTGGCGGGAATAATATCAAGTATCGCTTGTATCAGTTCCTGGGCTCTCCATCTGAGAAGCAGCTGATTGCCGATACCTCATCAACAAGTTTTACAGCACCTTTTGATCCAAATCAGTTATACACCTATGTGGTTGTGCCATATAATGCGGATACAGGGGAAGAAGGCGGCATGTCGAATATGGCTAATACGGCGATACCGGATACTCCGGTTCCAAAGGACACTCAGGATCAAAAACAGCCGACCGATTCCAATAGCCAACAGCAAAATCCAACTGATTCGAATCAGCAGAATTCGAATCAGCAGCAGCCTCCGACTGCTCCGAATCCGGATGGAACACAGCCTGATCAGCAGAATCAAGGTACTACGGGAACGGGCGATGCGAATCAGCAGCAGGGAACAACCCAGGCGAATCCGGAACAGCAGCCGGACAAAGGAAGAAAGAACAAAACAGACGGACAGGGGAATGGCCGCAATCAACAAGCTCCTACAGGAGTAAATCCGTAG
- a CDS encoding YqgQ family protein has protein sequence MKGSVPVMDTITTILDVKALLRRFGIVIYMGSPLADYEIWEDELRELYMEKLITVEEFRQAMAVIQRAKIPYLGT, from the coding sequence ATGAAGGGTAGCGTACCGGTAATGGATACTATTACTACCATTCTGGATGTAAAGGCGCTGTTGCGTCGTTTCGGGATTGTCATTTATATGGGCAGCCCGCTTGCCGATTATGAGATATGGGAAGATGAGTTGCGTGAGCTATACATGGAGAAGTTGATCACGGTGGAAGAGTTCCGCCAGGCGATGGCTGTTATCCAGCGGGCGAAAATTCCCTACCTCGGAACGTAA
- the queF gene encoding preQ(1) synthase, whose translation MSTVEHNHEKYNKIRFDTQDETAILVDILETIPYEYAGKKTEIVIPTNEFTSVCPWSGLPDFADIQIAFVPNEKLVEMKSLKFYLTSYRNVGIYQEHATNRILNDLVALCDPLYMKITALWNARGGLGTEVVVEYRKEGYEG comes from the coding sequence ATGAGTACAGTAGAACATAATCATGAAAAATATAACAAAATTCGCTTTGATACACAGGATGAGACAGCGATTCTCGTCGATATTCTTGAGACGATTCCATATGAATATGCAGGTAAAAAGACAGAAATTGTAATTCCGACAAATGAATTTACGTCTGTTTGCCCGTGGTCAGGTCTGCCAGATTTTGCAGATATTCAGATTGCCTTCGTACCGAATGAGAAGCTAGTAGAGATGAAGTCACTCAAATTTTATCTGACATCGTACCGTAATGTCGGCATTTATCAGGAACATGCGACGAATCGGATTCTAAATGACCTGGTGGCACTGTGTGATCCATTGTATATGAAGATCACGGCGCTATGGAATGCGCGTGGTGGACTTGGCACAGAAGTTGTTGTAGAATACCGGAAAGAAGGATATGAAGGGTAG
- the queC gene encoding 7-cyano-7-deazaguanine synthase QueC: MDAKKAVVVLSGGLDSTTCMGIARDAGYVIHALTFDYGQRHNREVEQAKKIARHFEAADHRIVKMDFLSQIGGSALTDHSIDVPTEVGTHEESGEIPSTYVPARNLIFLSLATAYAEVVGAEVIYIGVSAVDYSGYPDCRPEFIASMSETIRLATKAGVEGTDLRIEAPLSHLSKKETVQLGLRLGVPYELSTSCYQGEEEACGVCDSCRLRLQGFAEAGAVDPIVYSNRG, from the coding sequence ATGGATGCCAAAAAAGCAGTCGTCGTGTTAAGCGGCGGTCTCGATAGCACAACATGTATGGGAATTGCTCGGGATGCAGGATATGTCATTCATGCGCTTACGTTTGACTACGGTCAGCGGCACAATCGCGAGGTTGAGCAGGCTAAAAAAATTGCGCGCCATTTTGAAGCAGCCGATCACCGAATTGTAAAGATGGATTTCTTAAGCCAGATCGGTGGAAGTGCGCTAACGGATCATTCGATTGACGTGCCAACTGAAGTAGGAACACATGAGGAGTCGGGAGAGATTCCCTCGACATATGTTCCGGCTCGGAACTTGATTTTTCTGTCACTTGCGACAGCGTATGCAGAAGTCGTCGGGGCAGAAGTCATTTATATCGGGGTAAGTGCGGTTGATTATAGCGGGTATCCGGACTGCCGTCCGGAATTTATCGCTTCTATGAGCGAGACAATCCGATTGGCGACGAAAGCAGGCGTAGAGGGAACGGACTTACGCATTGAAGCACCGCTTTCACACTTGTCCAAGAAAGAAACCGTTCAGCTTGGCTTACGCCTCGGTGTCCCATATGAACTAAGCACGTCCTGTTACCAGGGAGAAGAGGAAGCATGCGGGGTATGCGACAGTTGTCGCTTACGTTTGCAAGGATTTGCAGAAGCTGGAGCTGTAGACCCGATCGTCTACAGTAACAGAGGTTAG
- a CDS encoding 7-carboxy-7-deazaguanine synthase QueE, which produces MNDGAIRYPDTWELPFVEVFETVEGEGLMAGYPTTFVRVFHCNLRCTWCDTPYSYAPAQPEFVASIQEIVARVREYGHGVICLTGGEPLMHGEKSQALLYHLARQPYIRDVHVETNGAIDLEPFVRLRQEMGEAGTSIRFIMDYKLPASGETVRMHLPNMALLTERDELKFVVASEEDFRHALTVLADYPTAAVVSFSPVWESMPPARLVELLLAHRPNEGRARLNLQLHKIIWDPQQRGV; this is translated from the coding sequence ATGAATGATGGTGCGATACGTTACCCGGATACATGGGAGCTGCCATTTGTAGAAGTGTTCGAGACCGTAGAAGGTGAAGGACTAATGGCGGGTTATCCGACGACATTTGTCCGAGTGTTTCACTGTAACTTGCGCTGTACGTGGTGCGACACACCGTACAGCTATGCTCCAGCACAACCAGAATTTGTGGCCAGCATTCAAGAGATTGTAGCGCGTGTGCGGGAATATGGACATGGTGTCATCTGTCTGACAGGCGGAGAGCCGCTGATGCACGGTGAGAAATCGCAGGCGCTCTTGTACCATCTCGCTCGGCAGCCGTATATTCGTGACGTGCATGTAGAGACGAATGGCGCGATTGATCTAGAGCCATTTGTTCGCCTGCGTCAAGAGATGGGGGAGGCAGGTACGTCGATTCGCTTCATTATGGATTATAAGCTACCTGCTAGTGGTGAGACAGTACGCATGCATCTCCCAAACATGGCACTGCTTACTGAACGCGATGAATTAAAGTTCGTAGTAGCAAGTGAAGAGGACTTCAGGCATGCGCTGACTGTGCTTGCCGATTATCCGACTGCAGCCGTTGTATCATTCAGCCCGGTATGGGAGTCAATGCCGCCAGCACGCCTGGTGGAGCTGCTTCTTGCGCACCGCCCGAATGAAGGCCGGGCGCGGTTGAATCTACAGCTCCACAAAATCATCTGGGACCCGCAGCAGCGTGGTGTATAG
- the queD gene encoding 6-carboxytetrahydropterin synthase QueD translates to MSGYEIPQKVQRLYEDIQPSDLRYHTRRVALTKEFTFDSAHHLHLYEGKCKSMHGHTYKLVMTLSGYVNEIGICVDFSDMKRIYEETIKQRLDHRYLNDVMPLMNTTAENMIVWIWEQLDRRLTEEGLTEKGTRLEELVLYETPTSYATLKREWMQDE, encoded by the coding sequence ATGTCCGGTTATGAGATTCCACAAAAAGTTCAGCGTCTGTATGAAGATATTCAACCCTCAGATCTTCGATATCATACCCGTCGCGTGGCACTGACGAAAGAGTTCACATTTGATTCCGCCCATCATCTTCACCTGTATGAAGGTAAATGCAAGAGTATGCACGGACATACGTATAAGCTTGTGATGACGCTAAGCGGATATGTAAATGAGATTGGCATTTGTGTTGACTTTTCCGATATGAAGCGCATATATGAAGAAACAATTAAGCAGCGCCTGGATCATCGGTATTTAAATGATGTCATGCCGCTGATGAATACAACGGCGGAAAATATGATTGTCTGGATCTGGGAACAGCTGGATCGCCGCCTTACAGAAGAAGGGCTTACGGAGAAAGGCACGCGCCTTGAAGAATTGGTGCTATATGAGACACCGACCAGCTATGCTACACTCAAACGGGAGTGGATGCAGGATGAATGA
- a CDS encoding inositol monophosphatase family protein, translated as MQTSNQTQEWGAFAKQCAKDAGELIERMLVGPLEVMYKSSASDLVTSVDRAVEQLITDAILKTYPDHGILGEEGIVTCNPTEFDTVWIIDPIDGTTNFVHQQLNYCVSIAVCHHGVCEVGVVYDPTRNELFYAERGAGAFLNEVKLAPPRTISMHEMILSTSLLWNRRAMKSGLSERVQRLAQRSRGTRVYGVAALELAYVAAGRLDAYLSLGLNPWDYAAGRLLIEEAGSIITQIDGTDIPFADRSSILAVNPYLYKSVLEFLETRPV; from the coding sequence GTGCAAACAAGCAACCAAACACAAGAATGGGGAGCGTTCGCAAAGCAGTGTGCGAAGGACGCGGGGGAACTGATTGAACGCATGCTGGTGGGGCCCCTTGAAGTGATGTATAAATCATCCGCATCCGACCTCGTAACAAGCGTGGATCGGGCGGTCGAACAACTCATAACGGATGCTATTCTCAAAACGTATCCAGATCACGGGATTCTTGGAGAAGAAGGTATTGTCACGTGTAATCCCACCGAATTTGATACCGTATGGATTATTGATCCGATTGATGGAACAACGAACTTTGTACACCAACAGTTGAACTATTGTGTATCGATTGCCGTATGTCATCATGGAGTTTGCGAGGTTGGTGTCGTCTATGATCCGACACGCAATGAGCTATTCTATGCAGAACGTGGGGCGGGGGCCTTTCTTAACGAGGTGAAATTGGCACCACCGCGTACGATTAGCATGCATGAGATGATACTCTCCACAAGTCTTCTCTGGAACCGGCGTGCTATGAAGAGTGGACTATCCGAGAGAGTACAGCGACTCGCTCAACGGTCGCGCGGCACCCGTGTATACGGTGTGGCTGCACTAGAGCTGGCGTACGTGGCAGCGGGAAGACTAGATGCCTATCTCAGCCTTGGTCTGAATCCATGGGATTATGCAGCCGGGCGCTTACTTATCGAAGAAGCGGGATCAATTATTACACAGATTGACGGAACAGACATCCCGTTTGCGGACCGGAGCAGTATTCTGGCAGTAAATCCGTATTTGTATAAATCTGTACTTGAATTTTTGGAAACTCGCCCTGTATAA
- a CDS encoding class I SAM-dependent methyltransferase yields MSFNWHTACAAHWSKMSNNWQANSKEMWDTGSRQTIIPKLTEWITPDAGPILDIGCGDGYGSSKLAALGYEVVGLDISDEMIQKAAERTTQNLSFVCADARELPFEKHSFQAMMAINVIEWTDSPRDMLLAWKSFLKPNGIIALGILGPTAAPREHGYRRLYGDDVVINTMMPWECSRLLEESGYTIIHQEGVYKRGVTPDMTHALSLELCQSLSFLWMFYIQPSTLTE; encoded by the coding sequence ATGTCGTTCAACTGGCACACCGCATGTGCGGCACACTGGAGTAAAATGTCTAATAACTGGCAGGCCAATAGTAAAGAAATGTGGGATACAGGAAGCCGGCAAACCATTATTCCAAAGCTTACAGAATGGATCACACCGGACGCTGGCCCTATTCTTGATATTGGATGCGGAGATGGCTACGGAAGTTCAAAACTGGCTGCACTCGGATACGAAGTCGTTGGGCTGGATATTTCGGATGAGATGATTCAAAAAGCAGCGGAACGTACCACGCAAAATCTGTCGTTCGTCTGTGCAGATGCACGTGAACTTCCATTCGAGAAGCATTCATTTCAAGCAATGATGGCGATTAATGTAATTGAATGGACCGATTCACCGCGTGACATGCTGCTTGCATGGAAGTCATTTCTGAAACCGAATGGGATCATCGCACTTGGCATTCTCGGACCAACTGCCGCCCCGCGTGAGCACGGCTACCGCCGCCTGTATGGGGATGATGTTGTCATTAATACGATGATGCCGTGGGAATGTAGCCGCCTGCTTGAAGAAAGTGGCTACACGATCATTCACCAGGAAGGGGTGTACAAGCGCGGTGTTACGCCAGATATGACTCATGCGTTATCACTGGAGCTGTGCCAATCCCTGAGTTTTTTATGGATGTTTTACATCCAGCCCAGCACACTCACCGAATAG